Proteins from one Cyclopterus lumpus isolate fCycLum1 chromosome 11, fCycLum1.pri, whole genome shotgun sequence genomic window:
- the LOC117738962 gene encoding methyltransferase-like protein 24 has product MRSCARRWGRGRLPLSGILLVIPPFLLALQLLVVGPRLPRTTRAGVEQEVTFSVISIEPDRNSGQRGSPSRRPGLEGEEEEEQEQEDGERSELARAYEDENEMHSRQMGPRALEVLPWAADEPSFTAELNRIITYITRPQLNCSRVLSPGQAQASQPPADSPHWLLCAEDWLLPATDRPCVAYSFSMDGLDADFLKTVSGLGCEVHSFDPSSTSASGGHHGNSLASNHGDGGVVSQHKMWLEWRAPRKHKQKTRGKLGSVSQTLADIMASLGHRTVHFLYADLLSAEWRVFQNWIESGTLQSVYHLVAQVHLQWAGFEVGGTNEEVLHYWFTVLQGLQASGLKLVHSSAGEGHSVLKQTVANGHSSYILSWANTRR; this is encoded by the exons ATGCGGAGCTGTGCGCGGCGCTGGGGCCGCGGCCGTCTCCCCCTCTCGGGGATACTCCTGGTAATCCCACCGTTCCTCCTAGCACTCCAGCTCCTCGTCGTCGGTCCACGGTTACCTCGAACCACAAGGGCGGGGGTGGAGCAAGAGGTGACCTTTTCCGTTATCAGCATCGAACCGGACAGGAACTCAGGCCAACGGGGATCCCCGTCCCGGCGTCCGGggttggagggggaggaggaggaggagcaggagcaggaagaTGGGGAGAGAAGTGAGCTGGCACGAGCCTATGAGGATGAGAACGAGATGCACTCGCGCCAG ATGGGACCCAGAGCACTGGAGGTGCTGCCGTGGGCGGCAGACGAGCCATCCTTCACAGCAGAACTCAATCGTATCATCACCTATATTACCAGGCCACAG CTGAACTGCTCCAGGGTTTTGTCTCCAGGTCAGGCTCAGGCATCACAGCCCCCTGCGGATTCTCCCCACTGGCTGCTGTGCGCTGAGGACTGGCTCCTTCCAGCCACAGATAGGCCTTGTGTTGCATACTCTTTCAG TATGGATGGGTTAGATGCAGATTTTCTAAAAACGGTGTCTGGGCTGGGATGTGAAGTCCACAGTTTTGATCCCAGCAGCACCAGTGCATCTGGtggtcaccatggcaacagttTGGCAAGCAACCATGGTGATGGAGGCGTGGTCAGCCAGCACAAGATGTGGCTGGAGTGGCGAGCTCCAAGGAAGCACAAGCAGAAGACAAGAGGCAAACTGGGTAGTGTGTCTCAAACACTGGCAGACATCATGGCATCTCTGGGACACCGCACA GTTCATTTCCTGTATGCGGACCTGCTGAGTGCTGAGTGGCGAGTTTTCCAGAACTGGATCGAGTCGGGAACTCTGCAGAGTGTTTATCATCTGGTTGCCCAGGTTCACCTGCAATGGGCAGGGTTTGAGGTGGGCGGAACCAATGAGGAAGTGCTCCACTATTGGTTCACTGTCCTACAAGGTCTCCAAGCTTCTGGACTCAAGCTGGTTCACAGCTCTGCAGGAGAGggtcacagtgtcctaaaacaGACAGTAGCAAATGGTCACAGCTCTTACATACTCAGTTGGGCCAACACAAGGCGATGA
- the ahdc1 gene encoding AT-hook DNA-binding motif-containing protein 1: protein MSGLSAHLHSGQTGAPVGCGGTQAEEKACVGELEGLAVPELWNRELGLQEGSQDPSKNGLAPVTSNLFPSSPSAVANGLHQHRRLGHSTCPRRQTETHTTAETHTFAETIRDMQTHIDPDVHTQAVSQAHMDNCEHMEINPPTGSVGPEHSRTITPEAIRTTSHQPLSLEHGNHPAATNQRAAPVLPAETDNASTFCPVPVGPNPNTGSSPLPVEAEKKYALRSSGRPRFPCHLRKSSRLRRSLEDGEKKTGRERGVEEEDEVLEEKIWRVKEEQVAVGEKEEHSSVEAVLPTAPCPTEIALALTVPKPVPKVIHKPGPRLGHKPGPKSRSRPAPKPVHKAAPKSVKQRQAARSMAHSATPHLPFANTSTIAAPLTVKQEPVAEGVSPPKNRRRGRFVGVRKIVVKVARIPVSLSRRQKSYKISNLETFTGTEKGNDGSLEGSDVVREPTALLRMKNNGKSVMVMFPPGELPVILKRRRGRPPKQPLPGIPGELPNAGNAGGNGDQPKKPQRRRRAKLPSPYPSYVNDTNDVKTEYGDVLSKLAFLNRQPPATGRCSPPRCWTPSEPESFHTPLENPGISTLLHRLTGYRRPRGGRGGGSGRGGAGAGGVGGSERNKSTFSDFFESIGKKQKPSPMSEHGLPKKRGKGTGGRGGGIVGTESGGEKIIKKKRVRKNGAFKGVGMSMGQDWPNGAGGWGEGGRDKEKGLGGYQLCGSPRGGFSSCEVGRGGAYSSPGGSRGVGPAGEDSQSLFAGYFRSLLDSDDSSDLLDISSSQSDPRKASNTPCYEPSSPAAGHSWSPAFPKWTSKGANSVVDGLSQTHCSSARPPYSYSSLAQTSPTTSTYPKSTPPSLSHSPSSPHPASFGHYSSGYSSSSPAVPQRSSDCSFAYGSGHSSGKATTLGQMGYSSYQAAARRGFGGYPAAGHSSMLRGDSTGPTSPGGGYMSVAKSSPFSSSPEGYKQYNTNQWSYRQGYGGWSTDGFGPQYHGYSEYGSSESKDILDISNYTPQKAKRQPFPESLSESSSDSSHLGSAATGSGPSSTCGTYKLNEAASVSGEGGQSSLSSLEKLMMDWHESASGPSYNWSQNVLFQGGGTSKPGRGRRKRTETQVEKEGGSALHSDSPSSPSPTPTPGPKRGGVGGRGRGSRGGRGGLSPCQRERPSGAKGRGKAASSSGAVTAGGPEGSGLFQEGLDYYSGDSSSLSPLATPNPAPPSSYLQDPCEYPSPYSAHPSTPSSEERYPALYPGESSSSLSPSVSSPPYPPKPTPPPPQSYHPVPSRTFSPSCSPSPRITPLCATALSPSHRPPPKDPQFSQYDSPSYCSSPYWYGQTSHSGSPSPHTHSTHSNSAVHIHSNPHTSPHGNTHGNPLASPNANTHTHMIPTLHDTHHHNTQPHTNTHPTSLLQSNPLTHSNPHTNNHPHHNTHTNPNSHLATHTHSNPSTSLHSHSTPMLYEECSPPLTLPPHKRDLTTHSMSTGHRQGPLPHSPYPKPPLDSSPHQEDTGGYSLSHQSYQGIGHRYPSQAAQGGGVLCQLLDTANDDNFSVTSL from the exons ATGAGTGGCTTGTCAGCTCACCTACATTCAGGCCAAACTGGGGCTCCAGTAGGCTGTGGTGGGACTCAAGCAGAGGAAAAAGCGTGTGTGGGGGAGCTGGAGGGGCTGGCTGTGCCTGAGCTCTGGAACAGGGAACTCGGGCTCCAGGAGGGGTCCCAGGATCCCTCTAAAAATGGATTGGCACCAGTGACCTCCaacctctttccctcctctccttcagccgTGGCGAACGGACTACATCAACATAGAAGGCTGGGGCACAGCACCTGCCCGCGCAGGCAGACGGAGACTCACACTACCGCTGAGACACATACATTTGCAGAGACAATTAGGGACATGCAAACGCACATTGACccagatgtgcacacacaggcTGTTTCGCAAGCACACATGGATAATTGTGAACACATGGAAATCAACCCACCTACAGGTTCTGTAGGACCTGAACACTCCAGGACTATCACACCAGAGGCCATACGCACAACCTCACATCAACCCCTGTCTTTGGAACATGGCAATCATCCTGCCGCCACCAATCAGCGGGCTGCCCCAGTTCtacctgcagagacagacaaTGCCTCAACCTTTTGTCCAGTCCCCGTTGGTCCAAACCCAAACACAggctcttctcctcttcctgtggAGGCAGAGAAGAAATATGCACTCCGCAGCTCTGGACGTCCCCGCTTTCCCTGTCACCTGCGCAAATCCTCCCGCCTCCGCCGAAGCTTAGAGgatggggagaagaaaacaggaCGGGAGAGGGGCgtagaggaggaagatgaagtaTTGGAGGAGAAGATCTGGAGAGTTAAAGAAGAGCAGGTTGCGgttggagagaaagaagagcatTCCTCTGTGGAGGCTGTTCTCCCCACGGCACCCTGCCCTACAGAGATTGCTCTTGCTCTAACTGTACCCAAACCTGTACCTAAAGTTATACATAAACCTGGGCCCAGACTTGGCCATAAACCTGGACCTAAATCCAGGTCTAGGCCTGCACCAAAACCTGTCCATAAAGCCGCTCCTAAAAGTGTGAAACAGCGTCAGGCAGCACGGTCCATGGCTCATTCTGCTACCCCTCATCTACCATTTGCAAACACATCCACCATCGCTGCACCTCTAACTGTAAAGCAGGAGCCTGTTGCAGAGGGGGTATCTCCTCCCAAAAACCGGAGACGGGGACGTTTTGTTGGT GTGAGGAAGATTGTTGTCAAGGTGGCTCGCATACCTGTCAGCCTGAGCCGCAGACAGAAAAGCTACAAGATTTCCAATTTGGAGACTTTTACAGGGACAGAAAAAGGCAATGATGGCAGTCTGGAAGGCTCAGATGTAGTTCGAGAGCCGACGGCACTTCTTCGAATGAAGAACAATGGAAagagtgttatggtgatgttcCCTCCTGGAGAACTCCCGGTTATTCTCAAACGCAGGCGGGGACGACCACCTAAACAGCCTCTGCCAGGAATACCAGGCGAGCTTCCAAATGCTGGGAATGCTGGTGGTAATGGAGACCAGCCCAAGAAGCCCCAGAGGCGAAGGCGGGCTAAACTCCCTTCCCCTTATCCATCGTATGTTAACGATACTAATGATGTGAAAACAGAGTATGGGGATGTTCTGTCCAAATTGGCCTTTTTAAACCGCCAGCCCCCTGCCACTGGCCGCTGCTCTCCCCCGCGCTGCTGGACACCCAGTGAGCCTGAAAGCTTTCATACCCCCTTGGAAAATCCTGGAATATCCACCCTGCTCCACCGGCTCACTGGGTATAGACGCCCCCGAGGTGGCAGAGGAGGGGGCAGTGgaagaggtggagcaggagcaggggggGTTGGAGGCAGTGAGCGCAATAAGAGCACATTCAGTGACTTCTTTGAATCCATTGGCAAGAAGCAGAAACCGAGCCCCATGTCTGAGCATGGATTACCTAAGAAAAGGGGAAAGGGTACAGGTGGTAGGGGAGGGGGAATCGTAGGGACTGAGTCTGGGGGAGAGAAAATAATCAAGAAGAAACGTGTGAGAAAGAATGGTGCTTTTAAAGGGGTGGGTATGTCCATGGGGCAGGACTGGCCCAATGGGGCAGGtggctggggggaggggggtagaGACAAGGAGAAAGGTTTGGGTGGGTATCAGCTCTGTGGATCTCCAAGGGGAGGCTTTTCCTCCTGTGAGGTTGGAAGGGGAGGTGCTTACAGCAGTccaggaggaagcagaggggTTGGGCCAGCTGGCGAGGACTCACAAAGCCTGTTTGCTGGATATTTCCGGTCACTCCTCGACTCAGATGATTCATCAGACCTGTTGGACATCTCCTCCTCGCAGTCAGACCCCCGAAAAGCTTCAAACACCCCTTGTTATGAGCCATCCAGTCCAGCTGCGGGTCACAGCTGGTCCCCTGCGTTCCCCAAGTGGACCTCCAAGGGTGCAAATTCTGTGGTGGATGGTTTATCACAGACACATTGCTCCTCAGCCAGGCCTCCATACAGCTATAGCAGCCTGGCCCAAACATCCCCCACCACTTCTACCTATCCCAAAtccactcctccatctctctcacatTCTCCTAGCTCCCCTCATCCTGCCTCTTTTGGCCACTACTCATCTGgctactcctcctcttctcctgcagTGCCACAGAGATCCTCAGATTGCAGCTTTGCATATGGGTCTGGACACAGCAGTGGCAAGGCCACCACTCTTGGTCAAATGGGTTATTCTAGCTACCAGGCAGCAGCCAGGCGAGGCTTTGGTGGATATCCTGCAGCAGGTCATTCCTCCATGTTGCGGGGGGACTCAACAGGACCCACATCACCAGGAGGAGGATACATGTCTGTGGCCAAAAGTAGCCCCTTCAGCTCCTCTCCAGAAGGTTACAAACAGTACAACACCAATCAGTGGAGCTACAG ACAAGGTTACGGTGGTTGGTCAACAGACGGCTTTGGGCCTCAGTATCACGGCTACAGTGAGTATGGCTCCAGTGAGTCCAAAGACATCTTGGATATCTCCAACTACACCCCCCAGAAGGCCAAGCGTCAACCTTTTCCTGAAAGTCTCTCAGAATCCTCCTCTGACTCCTCACATCTCGGCTCTGCAGCCACTGGTAGTGGACCTAGCTCCACATGTGGCACGTACAAATTGAATGAAGCTGCTTCTGTTAGTGGAGAGGGGGGTCAATCAAGTCTGTCCAGCCTGGAGAAGCTGATGATGGATTGGCATGAGAGTGCTTCTGGGCCCTCGTATAACTGGAGCCAGAACGTTCTCTTCCAGGGCGGGGGAACCAGCAAACCCGGTCGAGGTCGAAGGAAACGGACGGAGACACAAGTCGAAAAAGAAGGAGGCTCTGCTTTACACTCTGATTCCCCATCCAGTCCCTCCCCAACGCCTACTCCTGGACCTAAGCGGGGAGGGGTTGGAGGACGGGGCAGAGGGTctagaggaggcagaggaggttTGTCTCCATGCCAGAGAGAGCGGCCTTCAGGGGCCAAAGGCAGGGGCAAGGCTGCCTCTTCATCTGGAGCAGTGACTGCTGGAGGTCCGGAGGGGTCTGGGCTGTTCCAGGAGGGGCTGGACTATTACAGTGGAGACAGTAGTAGCCTCTCTCCCCTGGCCACTCCCAATCCTGCACCACCTTCCAGCTACCTCCAGGACCCCTGTGAGTACCCTTCCCCTTATTCTGCCCACCCCTCCACACCTTCCTCTGAGGAGCGATATCCAGCCTTATACCCTGGagaatcctcctcctccctctcaccaAGTGTCTCATCTCCCCCTTACCCTCCCAAGcccacccctcctccaccccagtcTTACCACCCTGTCCCCTCCAGGACattctccccctcctgctctccCTCACCACGGATAACACCCCTCTGCGCCACAGCACTGAGTCCCTCACATCGCCCTCCTCCAAAAGACCCACAGTTCTCACAGTATGACTCTCCCAGCTACTGCAGCTCCCCCTATTGGTACGGACAGACATCGCACAGCGGCAGCCCCAGCCCGCACACCCACAGCACACACTCAAATTCAGCCGTGCACATACACAGCAACCCGCACACAAGTCCTCATGGAAATACACACGGAAATCCGCTCGCTAGCCCAAAtgcgaatacacacacacacatgataccGACCCTCCATGACACACACCATCACAACACACAGCCGCACACCAACACCCATCCCACCTCACTGCTCCAGAGTAACCCCCTCACCCACTCAAACCCCCACACCAACAATCATCCCCACCACAATACACACACCAACCCCAACTCTCACCtagccacccacacacactccaacccCAGTACCAGCCTCCACTCCCACTCAACACCTATGCTTTATGAGGAGTGCAGCCCTCCCTTGACCTTGCCCCCCCACAAGCGGGATCTGACCACCCACAGTATGAGCACAGGCCACCGCCAGGGCCCCTTGCCTCACTCCCCATACCCCAAACCTCCCCTGGACTCCTCGCCCCATCAGGAGGACACTGGTGGCTACTCCTTGTCCCACCAATCCTACCAGGGCATTGGACACCGCTACCCCTCCCAAGCGGCTCAGGGAGGCGGGGTCCTGTGCCAGCTCCTGGACACAGCCAACGATGACAACTTCAGTGTCACCAGCCTGTAA